AGTAAATTTATCTCTGATAAAAAATAAAAATACCACACAATATGAAATGTGTATTAGTAACAGGCGGCTCAAGAGGAATTGGAAGCGCTATTTGTAAAAAATTAGCCGTTGAATCTAATTATCATATTCTGATTAATTATCATTCAAACAAAACCGCTGCCGAAGAAACACTTCAGGAAATACAAAAATTAGGTGCAACCGGAGAAATTTTAGGCTTTGATGTTTCAAATTTCGAAGAGGTACAAAATACTTTAACACAATGGCAGGAAGCAAATCCGGAAGCCATTGTAGAAGCGATTGTTAACAATGCCGGAATTACAAAAGACGGTCTTTTTATGTGGATGACTCCCGAAGACTGGAACGGCGTTCTAAACACAAGTGTAAACGGGTTTTTTAATGTAACGCAGTTTTTTATTCAAAAAATGCTGCGCAATAAATACGGCCGAATCGTAAATATGGTTTCGGTTTCCGGAGTAAAAGGAACTGCCGGGCAAGCCAATTATTCGGCTGCAAAAGGTGCCATAGTGGCCGCTACAAAAGCTTTGGCCCAGGAAGTGGCAAAACGCAATATTACAGTAAATGCCGTGGCACCGGGATTCATTAGAACCGATATGACCAGCCAGCTGGACGAAAAAGAATTACTAAAACTAATTCCTGTTAATCGTTTTGGGGAAGCCGAAGAGGTAGCTGATCTGGTAAGCTTTTTGATTTCAAAAAAATCGAGTTATATTACCGGAGAAATTATCAATATAAACGGAGGAATATATTCTTAAAGCCCAAACAAACAGAAACATAGATTTTCACAATGACGGCTCTGTTTCTAAGGGTTTAAAAACAATTACACCTAACGGTTAAAAAATTACTTTGAAAGATGATGAATAAGAGAGTTGTAATTACTGGAATGGGAATTTATTCTTGTATCGGAACTTCTTTAGATGAAGTAAAAGATTCATTATATCAGGGAAAATCTGGTATTCAGTTTGATTCTGAAAGAAAAGAATTTGGTTTTCAGTCGGCTTTGACCGGAATGGTGCCAAAAGCGGATTTAAAAAATTTACTGACCCGCAGACAGCGTATGAGCATTGGCGAAGAAACCGAATATGCTTATATGGCAACAATCGAAGCTTTGAAAAATGCAGGAATCGACGATGCTTTTTTTGATACTCGCGAAGTAGGCATTATGTATGGAAACGACAGTGTTTCTAAAGCTATTATTGATGCTACAGATATTGTACGCGAAAAAAAAGACACAGCCTTAATTGGTTCCGGAGCGATTTTCAAATCGATGAATTCTACGGTTACCATGAACCTTTCGACGATTTTTAAACTTCGAGGTATCAACTTAACTGTAAGTGCAGCCTGTGCAAGTGGTTCTCATTCTATCGGACTGGCTTATTTTTTAATAAAAAGCGGTTTTCAGGATATTATTATCACCGGAGGAGCACAGGAAATAAATAAGTATGCTATGAGCAGTTTTGACGGATTGGGTGTTTTTTCTAACAGAGAAATCGATCCTGAAAAAGCCTCAAGACCTTTTGATTCCGGTCGCGACGGATTAATTCCAAGCGGCGGAGGTGCGACTTTAATTCTCGAAAGCTACGAGTCGGCCATTGCGAGAGGCGCCAATATTATTGCCGAAGTTTCCGGTTACGGATTTTCATCAAACGGCGGTCATATTTCGACCCCAAATGTCGAAGGACCGGCAACAGCCATGAGAAGAGCCCTGGAAGAAGCCAATTTACAAGCATCAGACATTGAATATATAAATGCTCACGCTACCTCAACACCTGTTGGCGATGCAAACGAAGCCAAGGCTATTTTTGAAGTTTTTGGAGAAAAAAATCCCTATATAAGTTCAACAAAATCAATGACAGGCCATGAGTGCTGGATGGCCGGAGCCAGCGAAATCATTTATTCGATCATCATGATGCAGCACGATTTTATCGCGCCAAACATCAATTTAGAAAATCCGGACGAAGATGCTTCAAAATTAAATTTAGTTAAAACTACGTTAAACAAAAAATTTGACATATTTTTGTCCAATTCTTTCGGTTTCGGAGGAACCAACTCTGCGTTGGTGGTTAAAAAGTTTAAATTGAACGATGAATAAAGAAGAGATTATAGCAAAAATTAATGGTTTTTTAGTTGATGAATTTGAAGTAGACAATGACGACATTGAACCAAATGCTAATTTAAAAGATACACTTGGGTTAGACAGTCTGGATTATGTTGATTTGGTAGTTTCAATAGAGGCAAACTTTGGTGTAAAACTGGTAGAAGCAGATTTTGTTGGAATTTCTGATTTTCAAAGTTTCTATGACCTTATCGAAACTAAACTAAAAGCCAAATCAGCTTAATGAATCAATGGGATGGCAAATCAAAAGGAACTGTTTTAGGTTATAGGATATTCGTTTTTTTGATACGAAAAGCGGGTCTTAAATCTGCTTATGTTTTACTTTATTTTGTTGCCTCTTACTATTTTCTTTTCCTGAAAAAAAGTAACGGATCTATTTTCTATTATTTTAAAGAAAGGCTTCAGTATTCTTACTTTAAATCTAAAAAAATGGTTTTCAAAAGTTACTACACTTTTGGGCAGACCATTATTGATAAGGTTTCTATTTCGGCCGGAATGCGAAACAAATTCACTTACGAATTTGATGGAATCGAAACACTTAAAAAATTATTAGCCGAGAAAAAAGGCGGTGTTCTAATTAGCGCACATGTTGGTAATTTTGAAATTGCCGAACATTTTTTGGGAGATATTGATCTTAATTTCCAAATCAATCTTGTTACGACAGATTTAGAACATTCTGCAATTAAGAATTATCTCGAAAGTGTTTCTCAAAAACATACCGTAAAATTTATTATCATAAAAGAAGATCTCTCTCATATTTTTGAGATTAATGCCGCTTTGGCCAATAACGAATTAATCTGCTTTACGGGCGACCGCTATTTTGAAGGAACAAAATCGCTTTCTGAAACCCTTTTGGGCAAAGAAGCCCATTTTCCAGCTGGTCCGTTTTTAATTGCTTCAAGATTAAAAGTACCAGTCGTTTTTGTTTATGTAATGAAAGAGCCAAACCTGCATTACCATTTATACGCAAGAGAAGCCGAAGTAAAACACCGCGACGAAAAAGCACTTTTGAAAGAATATGTAAAAAGTGTAGAAAGCATTTTGAATCGTTATCCACTACAATGGTTCAATTATTTTGATTTTTGGAATGACATAAAATCTTAATTTTTATTAGCACAATCATTTATCACTGCAGTATTTTAAATAATTGGTAATCCCGATAGCTATTGGGAGCGGCTAACAAAGAGACCCTTCGTCGAAATAAGAAAATTCGTTTAAATAAATTTACTTACTTTTGCTGACGATCAAAGTCAAAATCTAATGAAAAATGTTCTCGTAATTTATTATTCTCAGTCTGGACAGCTGGAATCTATTGCAGAAAATATTGCAAAACCGTTTCTAAATTCGGAGGAAATAAATCTCACTTTTCACGAAATACAACTGGAAAAACCATTCCCTTTTCCGTGGAATAAGGAAGCATTTTTTGATGCTTTCCCTGAATCTTTTTTACAGATTCCAACCGCATTAAAACCTGTTCCCGAAGCAATCCTGAATACAAAATTCGACCTGATCCTTTTTCATTATCAAGTGTGGTATTTATCACCTTCGATTCCTATTAATTCATTTTTAAAAAGCTGGGAAGGAAAAAAAATACTCCATAATACACCTGTAATTACCATAAGCGGTTCGAGAAACATGTGGATTATGGCACAGGAAAAAATCAAAGTTTTACTTAAAGAAGCCAATGCAAAACTTGTTGGAAATGTCGCATTAGTAGACCGTGTTGGCAACTTAATCAGCGTTATAACCATTGTAGAATGGATGTTCTCCGGAGTTAAAAAAAAGTATCTTGGTATTTTTCCTTTACCTGGAGTTTCAGATAAAGATATTCAGGAATCTTCAAAGTTTGGAGAAGTAATGTTGTCTGAGTTTAATGCAGATAATTTAGATAATTTACAGTCAAAATTAGCCAAAATCGAGGCCGTAAAGATCAGTTCGTATTTAGTAACTGTTGACAAAACTGCCAATAAAATTTTCAATAAATGGTCAAACATCATTTATAAAAATCAAAAAAAACGAAAATTGCTTCTAAAAGTATTTAATGTTTATTTATTCCTGGCGATTTGGTTAATCTCACCAATAGTGTATATATTGCACCTTATTTTATATCCGTTTAAGTTAAAAATCATAAAAAAAGAAACTCAATATTATCAGGGAGTTTAGAAGACGTATTTAGATTATGTTTGAAGTATATATTACAAAAGCTGCAAAATATTTGCCAAATGAAGCTGTTTCTAATGACGAAATGGAAGCCTATTTAGGTCTTATCAATGATACTGCTTCAAAAGCAAGACGCATTATTTTGCGCAACAACAAAATTACAAGCCGATACTACGCTGTTGATAAAGAAGGAAAAAGCACTCACAGTAATGCAGAATTAACGAGAAATGCAATTTTGCCGTTATTCGACGAAAATTTTACGCCTCAGGATTTAGAAGTACTTTCATGCGGAACCTCAACTCCGGACATATTTCTGCCTTCGCATGCTGCGATGGTTCATGGTTTATTAAAAAACAAATCGGTAGAATTAAACTCTTCAACCGGAGTTTGCTGTGCCGGAATGAACTCATTAAAATTTGGTTTTCTTTCAGTAAGATCCGGAAATTCAAACAATGCAATCTGCACAGGATCAGAAAAAGTTTCGACCTGGCTGAATGCACAAAAATACAATCACGAGGCTGACAATTTAAAAAGCCTGGAAGAACAACCTATTATTGCTTTCAAAAAAGATTTCCTTCGCTGGATGTTATCTGATGGTGCAGGAGCTTTTCTTTTAGAAAACAAACCAAGAGGCCCAATATCTCTTAAAATAGAATGGATGGAAGCTTTTTCGTATGCTTACGAATTAGAAACCTGCATGTACGCCGGAGGTGATAAATTAGAAAACGGAGAAATTAAAGGCTGGAGCGATTATTCTCCGGAACAATGGCTGAATGAATCTGTTTTCTCTATTAAACAAGATGTTAAATTATTAGACGAATTTATCCTGTCTAAAGGTGCAGAAAGCATGAAAGACGCAATGGATAAAAACAATATAAAATCTGAAGATATTCAATATTTCATTCCTCACGTTTCTTCAAACTTTTTTGTTGAAGGATTGAAAAAAGGATTAACAGAAAAAGGAATCGGAATGAGTGATGAAAAATGGTTCATGAATCTTTCCAGAGTTGGAAATGTGGGTTCTGCCTCTATTTATTTGGCTCTTGAAGAATTAATGAATTCAGGAAATTTGAAAAAAGGAGATCATATCCTTTTATCTGTTCCGGAAAGCGGAAGATTTTCTTTTGCGTATGCGTATTTAACTGTTTGCTAATGGACGTTGTACTTTTAGAAAAAGAAGCTGTCGAAAATTTATTACCTCAAAAGTTTCCTTTTGTAATGGTAGACAGCATGCTTTCTTATAGTGAGACATCATTAGTTTCTGGTTTTAATATTAAAAGCGACAATATATTTTTTGACAATAATACTTTTTTAGAAGCTGGTTTAATCGAACATATGGCACAATCTGTGGCATTGCACACTGGTTATCAGTTTTTTCTAAAAAATGAAATTGCACCAACAGGTTACATCGGATCTATTAAAGAAATTGAAATTAAAAAACTACCAGAATTAAACGATATCATTCAATCTGAAGTTACCATTTTGCAGGAATTTGCAGGAATTACTCTGGTTGATATTGTGACGACTTTAAATAATGAAGAAATTGCCAGAGGACAAATGAAAACCGTTCTGGCAAAATAAAATCAATAATGAAAACCTCTTCTGCTGTTGACATACAAAATTATTTACCACACCGGGCACCAATGCTTATGGTGGATTTGATTTTGAATATTGATTCTCAATTTGTCGAAACAGTTTTTGAAATCAAACAAGACAATATTTTTGTACAAAACAATGTTTTTATAGAGGCAGGTTTAATCGAAAACACAGCACAAACTTGTTCATCTATTGTTGGAAAAAAGTATTTTTTTGAAGAAGACGGAACAGAAAATGAAAACGTAAATGTAATTGGATTTATCAGCGCTTTAAAAAATGTAAAAATTCACGCGCTTCCAAAAGCCGGTGATACTATAATTACCAAAGCCAATTTGGTTTCAAAATTCGTTGGCGACGATTACACTTTATGTACGATGAGCTGTAAAAGCTTACTTGGAGAACAAATACTCTTAGAATGCGAAATTAACTTGTTTATTCAAAAGACAGTTTCTGTTTCGTAGCAATTCCACTTGAAAATAAAACTAGGTAATGGAAAAAGACAAAGTACCTCAGGATCAAAGTAATTTAACGAAAAACAACGTTAAAGAACTTTTGTACGCAACAGATGAAAATGGCAATTACACCACAACCTTAAGCACAGGTTGGGAACCAAAAACAATTGCACTTTCCAATTCTATTGACGAAATAAACGAAAGAATCGCCGATGCTAAACAACAAGTTTTAAATGGCGAAGTAAGTCCGATTGTGTATTTTATGGAAATCAACAAAATGGATCTTACGATTTTATCAAGCTACGTAGGATTCTGGAAATGGCGCGTAAAAAGACATTTCAAACCAAGTGTTTTTGCGAAACTAAACGATAAGATCTTAAAAAAATATGCCGATACTTTCGAAGTATCAGTCGATGAATTAAAAAACAGCATTACCAAATAATGGAATTAAATTTCACACATCATCAGTCTGCTCATTGCGAGAATGGAGTAGCGTCAAATCTGCTAAAAAACAGCGGATTAAACATCAGCGAACCGATGGTTTTTGGTATTGGCTCTGGGTTGTTTTTTGTATATCTCCCTTTTATAAAAGTCAATTATGCGCCAGCAATTAGTTACAGAACTTTGCCTGGTCAGATTTTTAATAAAGTGGCAACCCGTTTAAATTTAAAAATAAAAAGACAAAAATTTTCTTCTGTATCAAATGCAACTAAAGCTTTAGACGAAAATTTAAAAAATAATATTCCAACCGGATTACAAGTTGGCGTGTACAATTTAAGTTATTTTCCAGACGAATATCGTTTTCATTTCAACGCACACAATTTAGTTGTTTACGGAAAAACCGAAACCGATTATTTAGTGAGCGATCCTGTTATGGAAACCGTTACAACGCTAACGCACGAAGAATTAAATAAAGTTCGTTTTGCCAAAGGTGCTTTTGCACCACGCGGTCAAATGTATTATCCGATTCAGATTCCTGCAAATGTCGATTTAAAAAGCGCCATCATTAAAGGAATTAAAAATACATGTCGAGATATGCTGGCGCCAATGCCAATTGTTGGTGTTCGTGGAATCAAATTTGTTTCGAAGCAAATTAGAAAATGGCCGATAAAACACGGAACTAAAAAAGCCAATCATTACTTGGCGCAAATGGTTCGTATGCAGGAAGAAATTGGAACTGGAGGCGGAGGTTTCCGTTTTATTTATGCCGCATTTTTACAAGAAGCTTCGGTTATTTTGGGTAATGAAGAACTGAAAGAACTTTCTAAAGAAATGACAAAAATTGGCGATTCATGGCGTGATTTTGCTGTAGAAGCTTCACGTATTTATAAAAACAGAAGTGCCAAAGAAGACGCTTACAACGCTATTGCCGATGAACTTTTGGACATTGCCAATAGAGAAGAAATCTTTTTCAAAAAACTAAAAAAAGCCATCAGCTAAGATATTTTGCAGTCTATCATTCAAATAGAATCCCTTTCGAAAAAGTACAAAAATGCAGAAATGTATTCTTTGAACAACGTTTCGCTAAACATAAATGAAGGTCAGATTTTTGGTCTATTAGGTCCAAACGGTGCTGGAAAAACCACTTTGATTTCAATGCTTTGCGGATTGGTAAAACCAACTTCGGGACATTTTACTATTGATGGTTTGGATTATCAGCATCATGCTTCAAAAATTAAAAAAATTATAGGCGTTGTTCCTCAAGAATATGCACTATATCCGACTTTGACGGCAAGAGAAAATCTGCATTATTTTGGAAGTATGTACGGTTTAAAAGGTTCTGATTTGAAAGATAAAGTAATCGAAGCTTTGGATCTTTTGGGTTTATTGAAATTTGCCGATAAACAAGTTCAGACTTTTTCTGGTGGAATGAAACGCCGTGTAAACCTAATTGCAGGAATTCTTCATAAACCAAAAGTTTTGTTTTTGGATGAACCAACTGTTGGTGTCGATGTGCATTCTAAAACTGCTATCATCGATTATTTAAAAGTTTTAAACCAAAACGGGACAACTATTATTTATACGTCGCATCATTTGGCTGAAGCCGAAGATTTCTGTACGCAGATTGCAATTTTAGATCAAGGACAGATTTACGCACAAGATACTCCGTCGGCATTAATTGAAGCTACAAAAGATGCCCGAAATCTCGAAGATGTTTTTATTTCATTAACCGGAAAAGCACTAAGAGATGGTATATAAAATTTGGATGTCAGTTGTAAAAGAATTTCTTTTATTGAGAAGAGATTTAGGCGGATTAATCATTTTATTTATCATGCCTTTGGTTTTGGTTATTACGGTAACCTTAATTCAGGACAGTACTTTTAAAGCTGTAACCGATTCAAAAATTCAGATTCTTATTGTTGATAACGACAAAGGATCTGTTTCGAAAACCGTTTTTGAAAATTTAGAAAAAAGCAATTTGTTTACTGTTGTAACACAAATTGACAACAAACCTATAACGGAAGAAATTGCCAAAGAAAATGTTCATAAAGGAAAATTTCAATTGGCGATTGTAATTCCGGAAAATTTAAGTGCTGATTTACAAGCAAAAGTAGATCAGAATGTAGAGAAAATCGTCAGCAGTTTAGGTTTGACAGACAGTACTGCAACTGCAAAACCTCACCGTGTTATTAAAGAAAAAGAAGTGAAATTGTATTTTGACCCAGCGGTTCAAATGAGTTTCAAAAATGCGGTGATGAGTTCGATTGACAAAATGATTTCGCAAATTGAAACCAAATCGATTTACAAAACTTTCGAGAATCAGTTGGGGGTTGAAACTGCCAATTTTGAACAGAAAAGTTTCATCTCTTTCAAAGAAATAATTCCGACAATCAATAACAAAGAAGTTCGTCCAAATTCGACACAACATAACGTTCCGGCTTGGACACTTTTTGCGATATTTTTTATTGTAATTCCGTTATCGATTAATATTGTAAAAGAAAAATCGCAGGGAACTTTTGTTCGATTGAGAACAAATCCTGTTTCTAATTTGGTTGTGATTATTGGAAAAACCATCACCTACTCGATCATTTGTATGATTCAGTTTTATATGATGGTTGCCGTTGCGGTATTTTTATTTCCGTCCATCGGATTACCTCCTTTAAACATCGAAGGACATTTATTGATGATGAGTGTCGTAGCTTTATTTTCTGGTTTCGCAGCCATCGGTTTTGGAATTTTATTAGGAACCGTGGCAAGTACGCAAGAACAATCTGCTCCGTTTGGTGCAACAAGTGTGATTATTTTAGCTGCTGTAGGCGGTGTTTGGGTTCCCGTTTTTGCCATGCCGAAAATTATGCAGTTTATCGCTAAATCTTCGCCAATGAACTGGGGATTAGAAGCTTTTTATGATGTTTTACTTCGAAGCGTCTCTTTCCTGGAAATCATACCAGAAATAAGTTTATTATTTTTGTTTTTCATTATTACAACTTGCATCGCATTATTTTATGATAAAAAGAAAAGAGCAGTTTAACGAGGCTGCAGACTTGACCGTTTCACACGAAATCAGAATTCGTTTTAACGAAACAGATCCGCTTGGAATTGTTTGGCATGGAAACTACATAACCTATTTCGAAGATGGACGCGAAGCATTCGGGCGTAAACATGGTCTTACTTATCTGGATATTGCAGCAACCGGTTACACAACCCCAATTGTAAAATCGACCTGCGAACATAAATTGTCTTTGCGTTATGGCGATGTGGTAACGATAGAAACAACAGTTGTAGACACACCAGCCGCCAAAATGATTTATCGTTTTAAAATTATTGATGATAAAGGAGAAATTGCCTGTACCGGAGAAACCGTTCAGGTTTTTTTAGATAAAGATGGAAATTTAATGCTGACAAATCCTCCTTTTTATGAGGAATGGAAACGAAAAGTTGGGTTGTTGAAATAGCACGTTTTCCTGCAAGGTTTTCAAAACCTTGTAGGTATAATTTCTAGACAAACCAGTAAAACAAAATCAAAGAGACCTACAAGGTTTTAAAAACCTTGCAGGAGAAGAAAATGAAAATTGAAAATGATAAGAGAAATATATATTACAGAAACGAATTGTATCACGCCTTTAGGTTTTGATGTTCCTTCGAATATAGAAGCGATCCTTCGCGGCGATTCTGGAATTCAGCTTCACAGCAATATTTCTTTAATGCCGAATTCATTTTATGCTTCTATTATCAGCGATGAAAAAATAAACAGTGCTTTTGCCAAAATCAGCACTGAAACCAAATATTCCCGTTTAGAAAAAATGATGATTTTGGCTTTAGAGCCGATTATTAAAAATTCTAAAATCGAATTAAATCCAAAAACCGCATTTATACTTTCTACCACAAAAGGAAATGTAACGTCTTTAAAAGACAATTCTGAAGAAAGTTTCAACAACGCTCATTTAGATGTTTTGGCAAAAAACGTTGCCGATTTCTTCGGATTCCAAACACAGCCAATCGTAGTTTCTAATGCTTGTGTTTCCGGAATTTTAGCCGTTTCTGTTGCTAAAAGAATGATTCAGTCAGAGCTTTATGATAATGTTTTTGTCGTGGCAGGCGACGAAGTTTCAGAATTTGTTTTGTCTGGTTTTAATGCATTTCAAGCGATGAGCGAACTGCCTTGCAAACCGTATTCTAAAAACAGAACAGGCGTAAGTTTAGGCGAAGCAGCTGCTGCCGTTTTAGTTTCGGCGAATCCGGCAACCGCGAAAATAAAAGTCATTGGAGACAGTTCGATAAACGATGCCAATCATATTTCCGGACCATCAAGAACAGGCGAAGGTTTGTTTAGAAGTATTCAGAATGCTTTGAAAGAAGCGCAGATTGACGCCAACAAATTAGATTATATTTCAGCACACGGAACCGCAACTCCTTATAACGACGAAATGGAAGCGATTGCTTTAAATCGTTTGGATTTACAGAATGTTCCAGTAAATAGTTTAAAAGGATTTTACGGTCACACTTTAGGCGCTTCGGGATTATTAGAAACGGTAATTGCAATAGAAACTGCCAATCAAAATAAACTTTTTGAATCAAAAGGTTTTGATGAAATTGGAGTTAGTGAAACTGTAAATGTTATTGAAAAAAATGAAGAAAAGAAGATTGATTATTTCCTGAAGACAGCTTCTGGATTTGGAGGTTGTAATACGGCTGTGGTTTTTGAGAAAATAAAATGAGACGTTTAAAAAACTTAAATTATAAAAAAAGTATTGAAAAAAATAAACTGATCTATTCTGAAGATTGGTTTGATAAATTCGATACCATTTCTATTTACATGTTTTATAGCGTTCTATTTTTGATGCCTTTTTTAGTTTATTTTAATCCACATCGTGATTATTCAAAAACTGGAATTGAATTTTATTTGCTTTTTATTTTTAGTTTTTATGCTTTATATACAATTTATAGAAAGGCAACAGAAAAACTACTCACAAAAATTGTAAGTAAGTATGATGTCGAAAAAAACAGAATTCTTATTAATGAATATTGCAAAAAAAATGGATTTGAAAAATATAGAGATGCAAAAAATATTATAGTTTATAATAATCTAAATTATCTCGCTATTAATCCGAGATTTCAAACAAGCAGAATATTTATTCTAGATAAAAATGATATTTATTTGACGATGATAAAAGAAAATCAAAAAATGAATATTCCAGTTCTTTTTTCGCAAATAAGCTTAAAAAGAGATATTAAAAATTTGTGTCAATAAGGTTAATGAAACTATCAAAATTCATATTTATAACTCTAGTTCTTCTTTCATCTTTTGGATGTAAAAAGAAAGTAGTTCCTGAATCTGATTTTGAAAAAGAGGTTTTGAATAGTGTCTTTGTCGAAATTGTAGATTCTATTTATATGGATAGGAGAATTGTAACTCCACCGCCAATGCCAAGGAGAGATTTTAAAACTAATAAAGAAGATACAATTGGATATGATGCTAAACTAAAAAAATACGAGCATTTTCAGGATAGTATAAAAAAAGATACAACGAGAATATTAATTGGTGTTTATGATTATGTCGTTAATAACAAAATCAGAAATGAAAAGTTTGATTTAACACCTTTTAAAAACAATAAAAAATTTAATTTTCAATATACATCTAAATTTCCTAATGAATTAATTTGGATAGTACACGATTATAATAGTGGAATGCCTGTTGGCACAATTGAAATTTCCAATATTAGGTTTAATAAAGACAAAACCTCAGGAATTATCGAAGCAACTGCTTCTTGCGGGGGCGGAAAATGTGGAAGAGGATTTGAAATTAAAATTGAAAATAAATCGGGAGAATGGCATATCATAAAAGTTTTTCAAACCTGGGTTTCTTAAATTAAAAAAATGACTCAAAAAACCAACATACAATCCTACATCAAAATTGAAAACAACGAAATTGTTCTCAACGGAACTTCTGTATTCAAAATTGAACCGACAGATTTTGCCGATTTTGCCAAACAAGCCTATCGTAATTTTGAAATGCAGTATCCAAAGTTTTTCAAAATGGACACTTTAAGCAAGTTGGCTTTTTTGGGTTCAGAATTGCTTTTGAGTCCTATTACCTCAACGGAAGAGGAAAATAATATCGCTTTGGTTTTGGCGAATAAATCGTCGAGTTTAGATACCGATGTAAAATATCAGGAATCCATTTCTGACAAAGAAAACTATTATCCGAGTCCGGCGGTCTTTGTTTATACGCTTCCAAATATCTGTTT
This portion of the Flavobacterium gelatinilyticum genome encodes:
- a CDS encoding ABC transporter permease; this encodes MSVVKEFLLLRRDLGGLIILFIMPLVLVITVTLIQDSTFKAVTDSKIQILIVDNDKGSVSKTVFENLEKSNLFTVVTQIDNKPITEEIAKENVHKGKFQLAIVIPENLSADLQAKVDQNVEKIVSSLGLTDSTATAKPHRVIKEKEVKLYFDPAVQMSFKNAVMSSIDKMISQIETKSIYKTFENQLGVETANFEQKSFISFKEIIPTINNKEVRPNSTQHNVPAWTLFAIFFIVIPLSINIVKEKSQGTFVRLRTNPVSNLVVIIGKTITYSIICMIQFYMMVAVAVFLFPSIGLPPLNIEGHLLMMSVVALFSGFAAIGFGILLGTVASTQEQSAPFGATSVIILAAVGGVWVPVFAMPKIMQFIAKSSPMNWGLEAFYDVLLRSVSFLEIIPEISLLFLFFIITTCIALFYDKKKRAV
- a CDS encoding beta-ketoacyl synthase N-terminal-like domain-containing protein → MIREIYITETNCITPLGFDVPSNIEAILRGDSGIQLHSNISLMPNSFYASIISDEKINSAFAKISTETKYSRLEKMMILALEPIIKNSKIELNPKTAFILSTTKGNVTSLKDNSEESFNNAHLDVLAKNVADFFGFQTQPIVVSNACVSGILAVSVAKRMIQSELYDNVFVVAGDEVSEFVLSGFNAFQAMSELPCKPYSKNRTGVSLGEAAAAVLVSANPATAKIKVIGDSSINDANHISGPSRTGEGLFRSIQNALKEAQIDANKLDYISAHGTATPYNDEMEAIALNRLDLQNVPVNSLKGFYGHTLGASGLLETVIAIETANQNKLFESKGFDEIGVSETVNVIEKNEEKKIDYFLKTASGFGGCNTAVVFEKIK
- a CDS encoding acyl-CoA thioesterase; its protein translation is MIKRKEQFNEAADLTVSHEIRIRFNETDPLGIVWHGNYITYFEDGREAFGRKHGLTYLDIAATGYTTPIVKSTCEHKLSLRYGDVVTIETTVVDTPAAKMIYRFKIIDDKGEIACTGETVQVFLDKDGNLMLTNPPFYEEWKRKVGLLK
- a CDS encoding 3-oxoacyl-ACP synthase; translation: MTQKTNIQSYIKIENNEIVLNGTSVFKIEPTDFADFAKQAYRNFEMQYPKFFKMDTLSKLAFLGSELLLSPITSTEEENNIALVLANKSSSLDTDVKYQESISDKENYYPSPAVFVYTLPNICLGEISIRHQLKSENSFFIFDAFNTEFMSNYSNILLNTNKADTVLCGWVEFFNDNYKAFLCTINADENTEYKNETINTLYNK